The sequence below is a genomic window from Lolium perenne isolate Kyuss_39 chromosome 4, Kyuss_2.0, whole genome shotgun sequence.
CTGATGGATTCGGCCGAGTTGGTTCCGGTTTAAACGCAGACCGACGTGATAAGCAAGCCTCGAGGGGCGCCTATATAAAGGCCATCAAACGCTCGGCCGCTGGAAAATACACGGAGTCACACGTGAGAAAGAGAGAACACACGCGGCCGCGGGAGGGAAAAAAGGCACGATCTCGCCATACCCTCGCGCCACGCAAGTTCGTCGTTTGCATCAGAATTTTGCAGCGACGGACAACACCATATTCATCCATCTAGTTCGTCGTTCTTGCATCAGAATTTTGCAACGACGAACGCCACACTTTCACCCACCAAATCTCGAGACGATTGCTGCGACGGAGCGGCGCTAATGGCAACTACTATGGGGCCAGGAGGAAAGCGCGTCTTTGACGGTAAGCAATAAATTTTGGCATCTTGATACTTCTTCCTCAAAGTATTTTTTCTACGATCTATATGCATCCGCCATTGATTGAAGAGGCAATATCAAGATCAAAGAAATTATAGATTCCACCATTGAAGCGAAGCTATAAATCATGGCCTCCCGATGTGATGGAATCGGCGATCGAATACATGAGCGCGGGACGACTATCCCCACGTTGTTGGTTTATCCCTACAATTGTGGATTACCTCAGCAAGGGTGGTCGACTGCGGCTCTACCATAGTTACAAATTCTGCCATCAAAGCGAGACTATAAATCATGGCCTCCCGATGTGATGGAACCATCTTCCAAAAATATATGAGCGCGTGATCTATCCTATGTGGGTGGTGAACTGTGGCTCCGTGCAAATTATGATGAGCGTACGCGGCTAAGTCCATGTGCGAAGAAGTCCAATTATCAAAGTAGATCTTGCTCCTTACGAGGAAGCatgattgatcatatttacatctaCATCTCCTGGAGGAGAGATcatatatacataacattgattttGCTCCTACAAGGAAGCGAGATTGGTATATTTTTGAGCATCATCCGACATATATATGTGATACTATTTGACATCGACACCTTGGCCAAGTGTCGACGAGACAATCGCTACATATCATTACCATCATGTCTAAGCTGACGAGGCTAGACAAAATCATGGCCAAGTGCCGACGAGGCTAGGTCACCATTATTATCGACATGTCCCAAACCTACGGGATCGGACACATTGTTGCTTGGCACCGACGAGGCGATAGCAACACATACACATGTCCGTGTCCGATGAATTCAGGGCGTTACATGACTGGGCACCGACGAGGCGAAAGTCATCCCCTTCATCGACATATCTTGTTGGTCATAACAACATGGCGATAGTATAAGTGGCTGGGTTTCGGCGAAACAAAGCCACCCGCACACATATTTTCCATTAATATCACAATGCATATGGATGAGCAATCCAAACATGATGACGACCATCAGCGCAGCTTAATCGGAGGTATTCTGTAGGGCTTGACCCTGCGGATGTAATTAACCGGATGCTTGCAAAAGCACCGGGAATCAATGAACTACGCAATCTCCTATGTCAAATACTCCATGAGCGCGACGCAGAAGGCAAAAAGGATATAGTCCTATTGGAACATGCAATATGTATTTGTACAATGCAATTGTATGAATAAAAATGCAGTGTTCCTCATATGGTGTTTTATCTTTATTTGTCTATTTTATATTATTTCTTGTTTCATTAAGCAAGATGGCACGCCCGCATATTTGTACTCTCATGTACGCATCTAGCAAAACCCCTACATACCCTAGGGTAAAGTTTCACTACTTTTTGTCGAAACAACCATCACGCCTCCATTTTCTCCGCTCGCGCGAGGATCAAGGAGACTGCTTAATTTCGTGCTCCGAACCTCGTGCAATGTGCGATCAAATTGCCCTAAATTAACGCACACGCCGGTCAAGATTTGCTGCGGGGCCACATTGATGCGCCCCATCAGCTGCTCAGAGCAGCGCCCGAGTATGCTATGACATCATCCAACGGAGTGGATGATAATTACTCATAGCAACAGGTGCAGATCGAGAGTCGAGTACCTCCTTGGGTGAACACATCACTTTACACCGTGACAAAATGAGCCTATACACGGCTACAAGTAACCGAACATAGCCTCGGGGACTACTCTTGTCAGGAGCGCTGGTCGTGCATCCAATAAAAAAATGACTGCATAACATGTCTAATGCGTCGACTTAGTCTGCATCGTCGGCTCCTGGCTCCTTAGCCAAAACCACCTGGATCCGCTCAATGTGCTAGTCTCCCCCAATCAACATAATCTCGAGTTCAAGACACTACATCTTCTCGACTACCCAGGTTGCAGTCGCTGCGGAAACATAACTAATTGCCACATCTACCATGTGAAGATAAGACATGCGGATCCAATCTTCAGGTTTGGCAACCGCATCTGCTGCGCTCTACCAGTTATTGCACGCCTAGTGTGTGACATTCCTACGAATGCGTTGGGTACCTGATGGATGTAAAAACAACCATCTTAATTTATCCGAGTTAAATCATATATTAAGTCACTCAATTGATGAAATATGCCTCTAGGCTTGCTACAAATGACTAATTATTACAAAGATGTGTAAATCCTTGTTTTAAATTGTgtgatacatgaaatcatgtttttATGGAGAAATCTAGAGAAAAAAAGGAAGAATCACGAGTCGCCAATGCTCACAAGTCAACTAGGGTCAAAGAGTTGTATTCAGTGGTTTTAACAAGCAGCGGTATGGGCGAGGCTCGTCGGTACTGGCCGCTCGTACCACCCGGCACCGACTTCTCCTGATCAAACCAAGCAAATTTTGTGAAGGACCCATATATTTCAAGACCAGTCGCCGCACAGAGGGCCGCCATTCTCAGATTGCATCAGAAACACATCCGGGGAAGATCCATCGCTTCATCTCCACAATTGTTCATCGTCCCCATCTTCATTTCTATCTCATAGCCATTGTAATTGGGATCTCCTCGCGATTGACAACCTTGTAAGAATATTTGCTATGATCTAAGTAATTCTACAATGTTTTCTTTCATTGAACTTGTTATTATGAGTAAGTACTCCTCACGGGTTGCGTGTTGTGGCAGCAATTATGTGCATCTAATCACATGGAAATATTGTGTGGTGATTCGTAGGAGATTTGCATTTGTATCATTGGCTCTTATCTCAATCCAAAGTCTTGTAAGGTACCCAATACCCCGAGGATTGATCAAGGTTTGAGGTGGGATGTGTAGTTAAATGGTGTCTATGCACGAAACCAGTGACAACAAGGGAGTACAATATCCATTTAGTGATCCACTTAGGAATAACATTTACATCATCATTTTAATGCTCTGGTTCATATTTTACTTAATAATCATTGATACCCTGGTGCTTCGTGGTATAACAGTTAGACAAGGAGGCTACATGATATGCTTGTGGCTCGCATGAGctatagtatttacggatgtgtgGCTCACAAATCCTATCTATGTTAGATCATCAATACATGAATGTGCATAACTTTATTTTTAGCCCTTATATATGAATAACTGCAGGTGAAACTTCAACCCTGGCCTATCTCCATCCATTGACACAAATCTAGATACAAAGTCAACTGAAAATATTTGGTAAACGTAAGATAAAACGATTTAGCAAGTCTTGTAGACGTTCCTTGTCATCAAGTGGTTCCCAAGGTTCGGTAAACCTAGGTTATCTAGGGAAAAAAGCATCTATACTACATCTATAATCTAGATCGAAGGTATCATTACCCATTCTTAGGCTAGAGTTTGACCTGATAAGGCCCCCACGGCACGAGTCGAACTACCCCAACATATACCCGGTTCGAGTCCGGAAACTCGAGCTTGAGTAGGTTAATAATGTTTTTGCCCAAGAGCAATTAATTGTTTTCGATCCATCGAGAGCACCCGATAGTTAGACCATCATCCCTATGACTTTTAAACGTAACAAAACATGCAAGATATTGACCTGATGCACTTTTGGGTTAGTTTCTTCACCCGACATAATTGTCGACTACAACTACATGACATTGACCTGATTCTCTTTCAGGTCAGTGACTTCACCCGACATAATTGTCGTGTGCAACTGCACAAATATGATCCGACAGTTGGAGTCCCTACCCAAGTCTACGACTcgactagacactcgggggctactgatgtggacaTGCCCCTTTGGGTGCCCATGATTGACATACCTCGTGCGGCGCAACAGGAGGCCCACCTGATAGCCTGCTAAGGACCAAGAAGCCCAAGGTGATTTGGCAACTATGAAGCGCTCAAGGCCCATTTTCCGAAGGCATGAAACAAGGAGAGGCCCAAGATAGATATCCATGGAGTTCATCTCCAACATGTAACCAACCCGGGCACGATACCTGAGACCTAGTCTAATTGTCAGCCAACGAATTCGTGAGTACACCTTCTTCCTCGAAACTCAAGTCCATCAACCATGGGCATTTCCATGCAGACCCCAAGTCACTATGCTCAAACCTAAAGGTGCAATGAGTATGTGGGTCAAGTAGTATACCATTCACATGGGTAGTAAAGGGTCTCATAGAGTGAATTAAGTTCATCTTTGAGGTCAATGACGATTTGGCATATGTTGTAACGCTTGAGATGGCGATGACCCTAAGGCGGGCTGTATAAAATGTGGATTTGGAACCAATGAACAAATCACAACTACACAAGGAACAATATAGAGGAATGGGACCGAGCGGAACAAAATTTAGTGTCCAGGAAACAAATTATGACTACAAGTGGAACACAATTTTGAATTAAGTAGAGTAGAACTATAATGCCTATGATACAAATCACAACCACAAGTGGAATAAAATAATTACTAAGCGGAACAAATCTTTGGCCCCCTCAAACCACATCCGGCTATAAGCAAAAGCAGAATTTTTGTTCAGTTTTACCGCTTGTGTTACAGATCATAACTACAACTGTAAAAAAACTTTAGAGAAGATGGAGCGATAAGGTTACAAAATTTAAAATAAAGAAATTAGAATATTTGAACAAAAGTTATGGTGGAATGGGCACATATGTGTGGCTTAAACGTCAACCGTGATAAAATTAAATCAAGAAGAAAAAACATCATGTTCGCTAAAGCTAGCCTTCTTTTCACACTAAAGCAAAAGAAGCCATGCTAGCGATTCTGTTTTTAGTGCAACAATGCTACAGACTCAAGGGAAACATCCGGCTGGAACTAGCTGGGCCATTTTGGCCTGTTGGTCACTCGTCTCAGCCACAACGATTATTGGGAACGAATTTCTCAAGCATTACCGAACAAATTCCCCCGCAAGTGATGTCTGTATCACAAGTTTCTGGATGGAGGTGTGGCAATTTGATTTCTAGAATGTCATTCACCGCCCGACAGAACGATCTATGCATGATCACTGGATCAATGCGTGAAACCTTGTCTCATACATTGCCTTGCATATTTCACATCTTCCAAAGGTGTGACATGTATGTCACCAATGTAGCTGCTACAGGCAAGATCACTATGAAAACTCGCCACCATAGGACACAAACTTAGGCAACCACTTCTAGCTTCCAAAGAGCGTTCCAGGCTTCCTCGATGTGTGATGGAGATGTCGTTACCGTCCCCTCCTCTATCAAGAGAGCGTACCCAAGGCACAGAAGTTAGAAAGTTCATGCAAAAGTTATAAAAAATGAGCGAAAGAAATTTAGCATACATATAGAAATGTTAAATCGTGAAACGAGAAGTAGTTATTTGAAAGTGGGCTTTAAATTGACAATATTAACATTATGATAGctgattttttgtttttatttctcAAGTTTTGACTCAAATTTAGATTTAAATTTTGTGATACAGCAGAGACATGTTATAGTTCCATGCCAGTTTATTTCTAGACTTCATTAGGACTGGACTACAGCAGAGACATGTTATAGTTCCATGCCAGTTTATTTCTAGACTTCATTAGGACTGGACTATCGGCTGCTTAACGTACAATATCTACAAGCCCACCCCACTTATTTCCATGCCATGGCATATGTGATTGAGCATGAGCGTGCGGTCTTTTAACATGTAATTCTCATATCCGGTGCATCACTTGCATCACAAGCGTGCACCTGACATGTGTTgccatttttttttttgcgaaaacaaTTTGCTGCGACATGACATGAGAGATGGAGGAGCGAATACAAATGTCGTGATAGTTCCCCTTAAAAATTGTCGTGATAGTTTCCCTCAAAGAGGAAGTCGTGATAGTTTATGGATAgtacactagtggagaagaggcctttggacccaagcaaatgacccactgctgaaccaaaccgggtccaatgcccccattggacccggttcgtttctgcccaggacgaccccacccgctggcgcctgtcctgtagcggcctttggacccggtttgtcatacaaaccgggaccaaagggtccacccgcagggcgcggcaggccgtgtcagcctggggaaccctttagtcccggtttgtatgacaaaccgggtccaaaggcccccctctggctatataaccttgcccctgcccaagtgtgagccacacttagccattttttcactatcttcacaagagggtgtattgctctcctctcttcttcacatgcacaagaggtgtttgatgaaatgcttaagaggatttgccacttgagtttacacaaatcaagccacacttaacttgcttttttcttcttcatcgaggttaacaactttatccttttcatctgcaattgataaaatgcatgtgtatatatacatcgtgatgttcatagacccaaacacagttcatgaagttacggttcgagacttcgccaaggacacagaggacaacatcgtaatgtttttagagaagcaagcagacaaagaggatatattctttccctacaacttcaagtgagtgttatatataacatacattatgcttgtgcaccttccactttattctcgtaatcattgagctatgcttgtgcagtttccattttattctcctaatcattgatcttcaccttggagtcgtaaacgtcatggactcgaaacgtaaagaatatgcggaatgggcggacatggctgccatcctccagaggtagtttcaatcaatttcgtattggcatcttcatctgctctaattcgaagatatcatcaactaatcaattactcatttactcattattttttgccgggcagggcttggaaacggttcatcaatactgttccgggtgaatggaaaccggagcttacatttagagattaccctgtaagtagtactatatatatagctatgtccgtgaaactttatatatgatatttactttcaatacgatgcttgattattagtttgatcgaactattttttcgtaaagtgtatgaggcaggaaaaagggaataacttatgtggatactacgtctgcaccttcatgcgtgacatgtcctgtcccaagggtggggatccccaaatacaccacactcgtgtacgataacaaattttcataattaatcttaattagtaccatctattgtattgagttccattcatatattgatctccttttttaaatatagatgacacgcctgcgggacactctcataacagcggatcaaataaaagcaattcaagaggaaatcgcgggattctttattaccgaggtccttaccccaggtggagagcactatcggaagatcgtgacgttggacgatattcgttcaggaaaagttgtattgtaaatatgcatgcattacgtgtactgtgttgactatgtcgtgtactgttgacgatgtctatatatattcatgacgattttttgtggtttcttgaatgatatatatatgcattgctgaaactctgccgcggcagagaaacgctggtacagcccaaatctgtgccgcggcagagaaatagcaattctctgccgcggcagagaaacataggcccggttcgtaccacgaaccgggaccaaagcccttccaccgcgagctccctggccgcaccacgtgtcgaggcctttaggcccggtttatctttgaaccgggactaaagggtaccccctttagtcccgcctagttggtcccggttcgggaaccgggtctaaaggcccaaatggaccgggcctattgccccgttttccactagtggtacTTGCGGACAAATAAGTTGGAGACACTAAGTGAGAAAATAATGAGCAGTTTTCTCCTTTCATACCTTGCTAATCAAAATGGGCCGTAAATAGATACATGAATGCCATGTTCATCGCAAGAAAAAACAAAGAcgggagaagagagagagagaaagagagatacAGGAAGTGAAATCTTGGAAATCTTATCGTGCCAAATTCAGACACTGGTGAAGCCAAGGAGGCTGATTTACCCCTTCCTGCTCGATATGCTGGCCGACGTTCACAGCAGTAGCCTTAACCACCGACGACCCAAGCTGAGATGGATGAGGAGGCAGCACCCTGCAGTCCGGGCTACCGGAATCCGTGGAGGACGAAGAAATGCTCGTCCTGGAATCTACGCTTGACGACGTATCCTTTTTCGTGCTCTTCATCTCTACCAAGCTTCCGATCGCCAGCGTGAGATCTAGGTCGCCCTCTTCGATAACTGTGGGAGGTGGAGCTTTCTTCCTCTCCGAGTCCCATGACCTGCTTGAGCCAGCCTCGTTCCCCTGTGCTTGTCGCTCACCGTCAGGTTTATATCTGACGCTGTGCGCTGCCTTTGACATTCCAGTCATCAGTAGCTGCTGAACTCGGTACAGCCggtgcagttcctgaacctgagaAAGCATATACTTGGTTAATTTGTAATACAAGAATCTAAGAAGTTTTGGCTGGTGGAATTCTTCGTTTGGGAAATCTATCTAGTTCGTAATCACCTGCTGTTTGAATGTCTCTTCTTGCTTCAGCATGGCCATCTTCATGTGTTCCTTCTCGTACTGCCTCAGATATCTTGACATCTTGTCGTGCAAAGGAAATCTTTTGCCACCTGACGTAGAGTTGAGCAGGGCAGCTGAAAAACTAAGAGGAGGGAAATTAACGAACTGTTCGACGGACATGCATACTTATCCTGTCAAGGAAGATGCTACACATAATTGATCATGAAAACTGCAGCCTATCTTGGTAGACGCAAGAAAAAGAGTTGAAAACCGTGAGCTAGGGATAGACTCTACTTACGAGGTCGAAGTGGAGATGCTTATCGGGATCACGGCTTGGATCGAATAACCTCAGCTATAAGGACACACTTTATGTACTGGATTTCAGAGGGGGGACGCACATGAACTTTCTCAACACTCTACAACATCCTATTTTAAAGGCAGAGATAGACCGGCCGGCCAAGTAAGTAGTAGATTGCAGTGTCCCTTTGGCACTGCAGTTTCAAGTAGTATTTGAGAGGGGCAAGGAATGAATGATGCCCCACCAGAGATTGCCAAGCAAAGCACAGACTAGCTTCAAAAGCAGGAAGCATATCAACCCCCACTTGCTATAAATATGTGTATCCATGTATCTATCCACACATAGATTTATGGAGGGCACTAGGCCAAAAGAATCGCGAAAACGGGAGACAGGCACAGCGAAAGTAGCCGAGGCAGTTCACATGTGTGCATGCCTGCCTGCCCTGGAATCATGCTCCTAACTTGTTGACATCACACACCTCCACTACTCAGGAAGGAATATAGAATAGTACGGACCTTTTCTCTTATTTCTAAATCTATAGAAGGAATGAATCATAATTGTCATCTTTGCTTAGTTATATCCGGTGTGGATCTTACGTACAGATCTGGTTGACAACGTTCACAGCTTACACTTGTAAGATCTGCTGGCAGGTTTTCCTGTGAAACTGATCATGATTAATGTTCATGAAATGAAGTTTCACTCGTTCAATTTTGGTATGAAAAAGATGGACCTAACACATTTTGAGAGGAGAATCCACGGACATAAGTAGATCGGATGGTGTTTCTCAAAAGCTTGCACGTACTTCTACTTTCTTTCAGTTTAACTAGTAGCTTTACACCCTCTTCTTTTGATCGAACTGAATTATATATGTTCCCAGAGCTTCCAAGAAACCCGATCACCGAACGCCACCACGTGCGACAATCAATCGGCTCCGATTAGCAAAAATCTAAGACATGGATGGGTGACCAGCGATGCGCGCGAGAGGAAAAGGTTCTTTTTAGGGATGAGAATGATGCGGCCATGACGGATTAACAATGGGGATCCT
It includes:
- the LOC139838922 gene encoding uncharacterized protein — its product is MDSKRKEYAEWADMAAILQRAWKRFINTVPGEWKPELTFRDYPCMRQEKGNNLCGYYVCTFMRDMSCPKGGDPQIHHTRMTRLRDTLITADQIKAIQEEIAGFFITEVLTPGGEHYRKIVTLDDIRSGKVVL
- the LOC127330006 gene encoding uncharacterized protein translates to MSRYLRQYEKEHMKMAMLKQEETFKQQVQELHRLYRVQQLLMTGMSKAAHSVRYKPDGERQAQGNEAGSSRSWDSERKKAPPPTVIEEGDLDLTLAIGSLVEMKSTKKDTSSSVDSRTSISSSSTDSGSPDCRVLPPHPSQLGSSVVKATAVNVGQHIEQEGVNQPPWLHQCLNLAR